GAGCATGGCTACGTACATGCATACCTGCCACTTTCACTTCCACTTCCAGTTGTGTATTGTGCAGCTAAGGTGGGTGGCTGGCACGACATGATCTTGTTTTGACAGGCAGCGTGGATGAATGGAATGCAGAgggtttgtttttgttttgtttggagATTCTGCTGTCTGTTTGATTTGATCTTGGCGTGCCTTAAATTAAAGAGTTTTTCTATATCTTCCAGACCTCTCTTCTCATTCGGTTGAGTTCCACGCCACCACCACACAACTCAACTATCATTCACTGGAATTCACTCAATGTGATGCATCTCATTTCTGtatatagtatttattattGTCTTGGAATCTTATTTGTATGTATCAGTCTGACCCTCTCTTCTTTCTCTAACAGCCCCGCTCAATTTTGTCTGGATTGTTTATGATTTCTGTAACTTCATCACTTCTTGGATAATGGAAAGGAAAATCATTTTTTCCATATGATTTTATGAAGACACTTTTTTGTTTGAGTATTCACATTATTTCAGATAGTAATAGGGTTAAAGGACTCTCTCATGGTTTCATATGATGatatttcctaaaataaaatataaaaaatgggttccattgaaaaagaaaagattaagtaaAGATTTTATgcatttagttattatttagcGTGGTGACTATGATGAAGTTTAAGtaaagattgaaaaagaaaagtttaattgagttttaaatattttatgtatttagttattattaaaaaatgttttatttaatgctaacaatattttttagttttatttaaattttaactttgttcATGATCTAATTATTgttcctattttttatttttagctcACTGGTTATTTCGTTTTCCATTCTTCtatatttctctttattttattaatggcaaacttaaataataaaaatacttaaataaaggtaaaaacaaatttttaaacacattttttagttaaaatttacttaaaaacatctaaatttataaaataattagaagttaattaaaaaagaagataCAGAGAAAAGACAACATAAGAGAATAATTTGTTCTAGAGAAATAGCAGTGAAAACAAAAAgcctttttaaatatatattataatttataaaatttattaacttttacaaatttaataaatataaatttaattcatacctttttcaaatatatattataatttatattaatggaCTCATTTATATGAGAGATGAGTTACATTCACGAGTATgagttttaatgttttcatgaaaattaagtatttcttttcattgttaAAGATTATATAATAGATTACAATTAATACTTTCTTAGTTGTTTCAGCAATAGAAATTTTGAGaggttattgtttttttaaaaatttaaaactatattaattattcatttatgttatttctattattatccTTAACCagtttacaaaataatttattatgatgaaaatattaaaaaaggcaaaaaaataatttataaacgtTTTGCTAAAAtcaaaatgatatattattttcttaaagaaaaaccctaaacagcagataaaaaaatttagtagtaatatataatttattatacagtttataattgtatatcaaaatatataataagttttaaaaattaaaaaaaaatatttacgagaaaaaaaaaagtataaaaaaaggttaaaaacaGGAATGGagatgaagaaagagagaaagatgaAGACAGGACGAACTGTGCTGATAACAGGAGTTGGGAAAGGGCTTGGGAGAGCTCTGGCTGTTGAACTCGCCACTCGAGGTCATACAATAATCGGTTGCTCCCGTTCGCAGCATAATCTCGATTCCCTTCAAACCCAACTCTCTTCCTCCAATCGCAACCACAACCATTTGTTTTTCAATGCTGACGTCGTTAGTGCTTCCTCAATCACAACCACTCTTTCTGTTTCTCTCTCTGTCTCTTCCCACTGACAAAGGCACTTTGGTTTATTTCAGAGGTCCGACGAGAGCGTTCAGCAAATGGCCCGACTTGTAATGGACCAAAAGGCCGTTCCGGACATCATAGGTTCGTAAGCCTAACCCTAATtcgttaaataattttaattaaattagaatgaAATGAGGTGTGGATTTGTTGATCAGTGAACAATGCCGGAACAATCAACAAGAACAACAAGCTATGGGAGGTTCCGGCGGAGGAGTTCGAAGAAGTGATGGATACGAACGTGAAAGGGACTGCGAACGTCTTGCGCCACTTCATCCCTCTCATGATAGCGTTGAAGAATGCGGAAGGCATAATAGTGAACATGTCGTCGGGATGGGGAAGGTCCGGTGCGGCGCTGGTGGCTCCTTACTGCGCCTCCAAGTGGGCCATAGAAGGGCTGAGCAAGTCGGTGGCGAAAGAGGTGGGTCAAGGGATGGCCGTGGTGGCCCTGAATCCAGGTGTGATCAACACCGACATGCTCACCTCTTGCTTTGGCTCTTCCGCCTCTCTCTATCAGTCCCCTCAGTCCTGGGCTCTCAAGGCTGCCAGCCTCATTCTCAATCTCACCCCTGCGGACAACGGTTCCTCCCTCACTGTCTGACCTCTTCTCttattctttcaatttcttcttgcatttcttCTTATAAACAAATGTCAAACTTTTACATTATATAATCCatgtttttatttacaaaacccTATACCCTCTTTTTTCCTCTCTACACTATTCCTTCCTTGAAAGGTCCTGAATCATGCAAGAGTTTTATGACAAGCTTAACCTGCACACGCAAAAACTTACCTTTAGGAAATTTATTGTCCAAACTCCTTTTTACACAACCGAGAAACTGATACCAGAAGTGTCAGTTCAAAGTATTTTACTATCGTTATAATTCATTCGATTTACAATAATACTAAACAGTGACGAGAATTACCGAAAATTTATGCATCATACCTGAGATGCTTCACGTTCCAGAAAATCTTGAATGGCTTCCCTAAATTCTTCATCAATAAGGTAATGACAGCTGTAAGTTGTGACAGGAAGATATCCCCGCTGAATCTTGTGTTCACCCTGAGCTCCGGCCTCTACTTTTTTAAGATTTAGTTCGATGGCTGCTTCGATTGCCTGTCACGTCAGCAC
This genomic stretch from Vigna radiata var. radiata cultivar VC1973A chromosome 7, Vradiata_ver6, whole genome shotgun sequence harbors:
- the LOC106768175 gene encoding NADPH-dependent pterin aldehyde reductase; the encoded protein is MEMKKERKMKTGRTVLITGVGKGLGRALAVELATRGHTIIGCSRSQHNLDSLQTQLSSSNRNHNHLFFNADVRSDESVQQMARLVMDQKAVPDIIVNNAGTINKNNKLWEVPAEEFEEVMDTNVKGTANVLRHFIPLMIALKNAEGIIVNMSSGWGRSGAALVAPYCASKWAIEGLSKSVAKEVGQGMAVVALNPGVINTDMLTSCFGSSASLYQSPQSWALKAASLILNLTPADNGSSLTV